In Trifolium pratense cultivar HEN17-A07 linkage group LG7, ARS_RC_1.1, whole genome shotgun sequence, a genomic segment contains:
- the LOC123893963 gene encoding nuclear matrix constituent protein 1-like encodes MMDVVEVSDKPKICGGDDENFKVPVSCEDFDFEDDDDVPLILRFSQISRLGTCSNKHDSSVKKKTTTTTTVVPVKRVLDNTKSLHISVKDSKVSLYDDQEKNDDDIRLSDIKMPDKSSDKCFSSLKINLGLLEKSFEACKRKKLVEKKRLRSVKRDIEECCKELASKKRKVCSVRRINEAHDEIQGKIEECKRDFVVKEKQLHLMEDLIKTKEIELIRVKGNITKEIELRQVIDKDRERKEEELKALSRKNTEFTLELKAKEKDLDAMNKLIGAQVEKLVSEKKKLLQEISIMKNECTQMKEFESMKKQFEGQVKELESKQKQCEGLMVELESNEKNFEAGLKELESRKKELEGNMKEFESKQEALQGRMKDLESKEKQVEGRAMELESREMQHEGREKEFKSKVERYEDQVKELEFKNQHFESQLKVLESVDNQLAGQVKDFESKKQEFECQMKELASKQKHFESRKEELESKETHFEGRVKELESREKQLEGHRKEFESKEEALKGRKNELELKEFEGRAMELQSKESLLVKELESKKKHFESRVEEFKSEEKRLKGQAKELESKEKKFNGQVKKFGSKVDEFEGRVKELESEKKHFKRRLKELEFKEKQFEEQMKEFQSKEEEFIGQVKELESKKEEFKGRVKEFESKTNQFEGRWKALVLKEKQFEEKEQDPESRLNKFDGQMKEPKSRKKYIDKEKESVTSYMNDELSCTVGGTSEKTDGVESLYNSILVNMRESSDPSRLVLDMIQNPVIPLCKKGDNAEIIADYHIYLLEQLMRITPNIKPCVREEALKLALDLKAYMKDNTENSLTVLGFLLLLSIFGLLTSFNEDEVLELFASVSQHNLAIELFGILGFANKVSDFVKNLIMTKQFVAAVRFSCAYCLADKNQLVVMLREHIQNAKLICDSSCEKTNSIEIKDKARDREIASLGTVLQCILDCNLQSEDMLLDKDIKYRILELKAIKGI; translated from the exons ATGATGGATGTTGTTGAGGTTTCTGATAAGCCAAAAATTTGTGGTGGTGATGATGAGAATTTTAAGGTACCAGTTTCTTGTGAAGATTTTGACTTTGAAGATGATGACGATGTTCCTTTGATACTAAGGTTTTCTCAGATTTCAAGATTGGGAACATGTAGTAATAAACATGATTCTTCTGTTAAGAAGAagactactactactactacggTGGTGCCGGTTAAAAGGGTGTTAGATAACACCAAATCCTTGCATATTTCTGTTAAGGATTCGAAAGTATCATTGTATGATGATCAggaaaaaaatgatgatgatattcGTTTGTCTGATATTAAAATGCCGGACAAATCATCTGATAAATGTTTTTCCTCGCTGAAGATAAACCTTGGATTATTAGAAAAATCATTTGAGGCATGCAAAAGGAAGAAGCTGGTAGAAAAGAAGAGATTGCGGTCCGTAAAGAGAGATATTGAGGAGTGTTGCAAAGAGCTTGCGAGTAAGAAAAGGAAAGTTTGTTCTGTTAGGAGAATTAATGAAGCTCACGACGAAATTCAGGGAAAAATTGAAGAATGTAAGAGGGATTTTGTAGTCAAGGAAAAGCAGCTTCATTTGATGGAGGACTTGATTAAGACAAAAGAGATAGAACTTATTCGAGTCAAGGGTAACATTACAAAAGAGATAGAACTTCGTCAAGTCATTGATAAGGACCGTGAAAGAAAGGAAGAGGAACTCAAGGCTCTTTCTCGAAAAAATACTGAATTTACTTTGGAACTTAAGGCTAAAGAGAAAGACCTTGATGCAATGAACAAATTAATTGGTGCACAAGTAGAAAAATTAGTGTCTGAAAAGAAGAAGTTACTACAGGAAATATCAATAATGAAGAATGAATGTACTCAAATGAAGGAATTTGAGTCAATGAAGAAACAATTTGAAGGCCAGGTTAAGGAACTTGAGTCAAAACAGAAGCAATGTGAAGGACTGATGGTGGAGCTTGAGTCAAATGAGAAAAACTTTGAAGCAGGATTAAAGGAGTTGGAATCAAGGAAGAAGGAGCTTGAAGGAAATATGAAGGAGTTTGAATCAAAGCAGGAGGCACTCCAAGGTCGTATGAAGGATCTTGAATCAAAAGAGAAGCAAGTTGAAGGACGGGCAATGGAGCTAGAGTCAAGAGAGATGCAACATGAAGGCCGCGAGAAGGAGTTTAAATCAAAAGTGGAGAGATATGAAGACCAAGTAAAGGAGCTGGAATTTAAAAATCAGCACTTTGAAAGTCAGTTGAAGGTGTTAGAGTCAGTAGATAACCAACTTGCAGGCCAAGTGAAGGACTTTGAATCAAAAAAACAGGAATTTGAATGTCAAATGAAGGAGTTAGCATCAAAACAGAAGCATTTTGAAAGCCGAAAGGAGGAGCTTGAGTCAAAGGAGACGCACTTTGAAGGTCGAGTAAAGGAGTTGGAATCAAGGGAGAAACAGCTTGAAGGACATAGGAAGGAGTTTGAATCAAAGGAGGAAGCACTCAAAGGTCGTAAGAATGAGCTTGAATTAAAAGAATTTGAAGGACGGGCAATGGAACTTCAATCAAAAGAGAGTCTACTTGTGAAGGAACTCGAATCCAAAAAGAAGCATTTTGAAAGCAGAGTGGAGGAGTTCAAGTCAGAAGAGAAGCGATTGAAAGGACAGGCCAAGGAACTTGAGTCTAAAGAGAAGAAATTTAATGGCCAGGTGAAGAAGTTCGGATCAAAAGTAGATGAATTTGAAGGACGAGTGAAGGAGCTGGAATCCGAAAAGAAGCATTTCAAGAGACGACTGAAGGAGCTCGAATTTAAAGAAAAGCAATTTGAGGAACAAATGAAGGAGTTTCAGTCAAAAGAGGAGGAATTTATAGGGCAAGTGAAGGAGCTCGAATCAAAGAAGGAGGAATTCAAAGGTCGAGTTAAGGAGTTCGAATCAAAAACGAATCAATTTGAAGGACGATGGAAAGCACTTGTGTTAAAAGAGAAGCAGTTTGAAGAGAAAGAACAGGATCCCGAGTCAAGGTTGAATAAATTTGATGGACAAATGAAGGAGCCTAAGTCaaggaaaaaatatattgataaagaaaaagaaTCGG TTACATCCTACATGAATGATGAATTAAGTTGTACCGTTGGTGGAACAAGTGAGAAGACTGATGGAGTTGAATCACTTTACAATAGTATTTTAGTTAATATGCGAGAATCATCAGATCCATCGAGACTTGTTTTGGATATGATACAGAACCCTGTTATTCCACTTTGTAAGAAGGGGGACAATGCTGAGATCATTGCTGATTATCACATCTATCTGCTAGAACAATTGATGAGAATCACACCAAATATTAAACCTTGTGTCAGAGAAGAAGCATTGAAGCTAGCACTTGATTTGAAAGCTTACATGAAAGACAATACTGAAAATTCTTTGACAGTTCTTGGTTTTCTACTGCTTTTGTCTATTTTTGGATTGCTTACTTCTTTCAATGAAGATGAAGTTCTGGAGCTTTTTGCATCTGTTTCTCAGCACAATTTAGCTATTGAGCTGTTTGGGATCCTTGGTTTTGCAAATAAAGTTTCTG ATTTTGTTAAGAATCTTATCATGACGAAGCAATTTGTTGCAGCTGTTAGATTCAGTTGTGCATATTGCTTGGCTGACAAGAATCAATTAGTTGTTATGTTGCGAGAACACATCCAGAATGCCAAACTGATTTGTGACAGCAGTTGTGAGAAAACCAACTCTATAGAAATCAAG GATAAGGCCAGAGATCGAGAAATTGCTAGTCTGGGAACTGTTCTGCAGTGCATTTTGGATTGCAACCTACAATCTGAGGATATGCTACTTGATAAGGACATTAAATATCGCATTCTTGAGCTAAAAGCAATTAAAGGCATTTAG